The following are encoded together in the Syngnathus typhle isolate RoL2023-S1 ecotype Sweden linkage group LG5, RoL_Styp_1.0, whole genome shotgun sequence genome:
- the LOC133154290 gene encoding LIM domain transcription factor LMO4-B-like isoform X1, with amino-acid sequence MVNNQASGVAPAPRSCAGCGGKIADRFLLFSMERYWHTRCLKCSCCQAQLGDIGTTCYSKGGMILCRSDYIRLFGHSGACNACGQSIPANEMVMRAQGNVYHLKCFSCATCRNRLMPGDRFHYINGTIFCEHDRPGAALLSSHLPQLQSNSVMTDQKLPLL; translated from the exons ATGGTGAACAACCAAGCGTCAGGCGTAGCGCCTGCCCCGAGGTCATGTGCAGGATGTGGGGGGAAGATCGCTGACCGTTTCCTGCTCTTCTCCATGGAGCGTTATTGGCACACTCGGTGCCTCAAGTGTTCCTGCTGCCAAGCCCAGCTGGGCGACATTGGCACCACTTGCTACAGCAAAGGAGGCATGATTCTGTGTCGCAGCGACTACATCAG gcTGTTTGGGCACAGCGGGGCGTGCAATGCCTGTGGCCAGTCGATCCCAGCCAATGAGATGGTGATGAGGGCACAGGGAAATGTTTACCACCTTAAG TGTTTTAGCTGTGCCACGTGCAGGAACAGACTGATGCCTGGAGATCGCTTCCATTACATCAATGGTACAATTTTCTGTGAGCACGACAGACCCGGTGCTGCCTTGCTCAGTAGCCACCTACCACAACTTCAAAGTAACTCTGTAATGACGGACCAGaag TTGCCATTGCTGTGA
- the LOC133154290 gene encoding LIM domain transcription factor LMO4-B-like isoform X2, whose amino-acid sequence MVNNQASGVAPAPRSCAGCGGKIADRFLLFSMERYWHTRCLKCSCCQAQLGDIGTTCYSKGGMILCRSDYIRLFGHSGACNACGQSIPANEMVMRAQGNVYHLKCFSCATCRNRLMPGDRFHYINGTIFCEHDRPGAALLSSHLPQLQSNSVMTDQKVC is encoded by the exons ATGGTGAACAACCAAGCGTCAGGCGTAGCGCCTGCCCCGAGGTCATGTGCAGGATGTGGGGGGAAGATCGCTGACCGTTTCCTGCTCTTCTCCATGGAGCGTTATTGGCACACTCGGTGCCTCAAGTGTTCCTGCTGCCAAGCCCAGCTGGGCGACATTGGCACCACTTGCTACAGCAAAGGAGGCATGATTCTGTGTCGCAGCGACTACATCAG gcTGTTTGGGCACAGCGGGGCGTGCAATGCCTGTGGCCAGTCGATCCCAGCCAATGAGATGGTGATGAGGGCACAGGGAAATGTTTACCACCTTAAG TGTTTTAGCTGTGCCACGTGCAGGAACAGACTGATGCCTGGAGATCGCTTCCATTACATCAATGGTACAATTTTCTGTGAGCACGACAGACCCGGTGCTGCCTTGCTCAGTAGCCACCTACCACAACTTCAAAGTAACTCTGTAATGACGGACCAGaag GTGTGCTGA